One part of the Thermococcus litoralis DSM 5473 genome encodes these proteins:
- a CDS encoding GNAT family N-acetyltransferase, translating to MTDEIKIEKLKKMDQEILETLVGIYMRGYEGMREYGGEGESYAKRYLRWCWSKASDGFFVAKDGDRIVGFIVCDNDWHSRYENRVVGAIHEFVVDKGYQGKSVGKKLMEKCLEYLSKYNDRIELWVGEKNTKAIEFYKKLGFKIAGKSGIWIRMVKDLKEKK from the coding sequence ATGACAGATGAAATCAAAATAGAGAAGCTAAAGAAAATGGATCAAGAAATCCTCGAGACCCTCGTCGGGATCTACATGAGGGGCTATGAAGGCATGAGAGAATATGGTGGAGAGGGAGAGAGCTATGCTAAAAGGTATCTTAGATGGTGCTGGAGCAAAGCCAGCGATGGCTTCTTTGTGGCAAAAGATGGTGATAGAATAGTGGGATTTATCGTGTGCGACAACGACTGGCACAGCAGATATGAGAATAGAGTGGTAGGGGCTATACACGAGTTTGTGGTTGATAAGGGCTACCAGGGAAAAAGCGTTGGCAAGAAGCTTATGGAAAAATGTCTGGAGTATTTGAGCAAATACAACGACAGAATAGAGCTGTGGGTCGGAGAAAAAAACACCAAAGCAATTGAATTCTACAAAAAGCTCGGCTTCAAAATAGCGGGAAAGAGCGGCATATGGATAAGAATGGTAAAAGACCTAAAAGAGAAAAAGTAG
- a CDS encoding multiprotein bridging factor aMBF1 — MAKAKPRICEICGAEIRGQGHTIKIEGAELLVCGKCYQKYGRKKPGTWSPMPTGREPRRTYTPRPKPKPAPRRQRPLYTEDIVEDYAERVREAIQKSGLSYEELSHKVGLSTNLLRRIAHGEYMPTIEEAKKLERYFRITLIERVEENVQEKVTIPKDYEPTLGDVANIRIKKKKKK; from the coding sequence ATGGCAAAAGCCAAACCAAGGATTTGTGAAATCTGTGGGGCAGAGATTAGGGGACAGGGGCATACAATAAAAATAGAGGGTGCAGAGCTCTTGGTTTGTGGAAAATGCTATCAAAAGTACGGTAGGAAAAAACCCGGAACATGGAGCCCAATGCCCACTGGAAGAGAGCCGAGGAGAACTTACACGCCGAGACCAAAGCCAAAACCAGCCCCAAGGAGGCAAAGGCCGCTTTACACGGAGGATATTGTTGAGGATTATGCAGAGAGGGTTAGGGAGGCTATTCAAAAAAGCGGTTTGAGCTATGAAGAACTTTCCCACAAAGTGGGCCTTTCTACCAACCTCCTTAGGAGAATAGCCCATGGGGAGTACATGCCGACCATAGAGGAGGCAAAAAAGCTCGAAAGATACTTTAGGATAACCCTAATTGAAAGAGTAGAGGAGAACGTGCAGGAAAAGGTTACAATTCCAAAGGACTACGAGCCGACCCTTGGAGACGTCGCGAATATAAGAATCAAGAAGAAGAAAAAGAAGTGA
- a CDS encoding DUF356 domain-containing protein — translation MLNTMVLIRTDNFDKALIALADLVRYAGMEIRGKPRIIPPALSDWAFEKLVGEKPKKKYRAHVVAQIDLPPSKAIGRLREIHPPAHIIVIPPDSPVHRELLKMWGTFEVLKGFYPPKKSRKGEESEE, via the coding sequence ATGCTAAACACGATGGTTTTGATAAGGACAGACAACTTCGACAAAGCACTAATAGCGCTGGCAGACCTCGTTAGGTATGCCGGGATGGAGATAAGGGGAAAGCCAAGGATAATACCTCCAGCCCTCTCCGATTGGGCATTTGAGAAACTTGTGGGAGAAAAGCCCAAGAAGAAGTACCGCGCCCATGTTGTAGCACAGATAGATCTGCCTCCTTCAAAGGCAATAGGCAGATTAAGGGAAATTCACCCCCCAGCACACATAATAGTTATCCCTCCGGATTCACCCGTTCATAGGGAGCTCCTCAAAATGTGGGGGACTTTTGAAGTGCTGAAGGGGTTTTATCCTCCTAAGAAATCCAGAAAGGGAGAAGAAAGCGAGGAGTAA
- a CDS encoding ABC transporter ATP-binding protein, translating into MEYVIETKDLTKFFGKRNIIYHLNLKVPKGVVYGFLGPNGAGKTTTIKMLTAALRPTYGEIRIFNLEMPQNRVEIMKNVGYMPETPIAYDDMTIFDFLTYMGRLSGLKKEEAREQAKKLMKYVGVGKLALNKIKELSSGQKQRVSFASALIGDPELLILDEPTANLDPLGRIEFIGKILSLAKEEKTIFVSSHIVSEVEKMCNYVGLINQGRLIAQGKISELTEIEENDYDVSTSDNKTAIEFLKEKPYVREVWEEENIIRVKVDPRFLDEFFLQFPKYLTSQGIRLKLFRPHTSPLERILMEKFSIGEESD; encoded by the coding sequence ATGGAATATGTCATAGAAACCAAAGATCTCACAAAGTTTTTCGGAAAAAGAAATATAATTTATCATTTGAACCTTAAAGTTCCTAAAGGAGTTGTCTATGGCTTTTTGGGGCCCAATGGTGCTGGTAAAACCACCACTATTAAAATGCTCACGGCAGCGTTAAGGCCTACATATGGAGAAATTAGAATTTTTAACCTTGAGATGCCCCAAAATAGAGTTGAAATAATGAAAAATGTTGGTTATATGCCCGAAACTCCAATAGCCTATGATGATATGACGATCTTTGACTTTCTGACTTATATGGGCAGGCTCTCCGGCTTAAAAAAGGAAGAAGCGAGAGAACAAGCGAAGAAGCTCATGAAGTACGTTGGGGTTGGTAAGTTGGCATTGAACAAGATAAAGGAGCTCTCCTCGGGGCAGAAGCAGAGAGTTTCTTTTGCTTCAGCCCTAATTGGTGATCCGGAGCTTTTAATACTGGACGAGCCCACGGCAAACCTTGACCCTCTGGGAAGAATAGAGTTCATAGGGAAAATCCTCTCCCTTGCAAAGGAGGAGAAAACTATTTTCGTAAGCTCACACATAGTGAGCGAAGTTGAGAAGATGTGCAACTACGTGGGGCTAATCAACCAAGGTCGCTTAATAGCCCAGGGGAAGATAAGTGAGCTGACGGAGATAGAGGAGAACGATTACGATGTTTCCACTTCGGACAACAAGACAGCAATTGAGTTCCTAAAGGAAAAGCCATACGTTAGGGAAGTATGGGAGGAGGAGAACATAATTAGGGTTAAAGTGGATCCTAGGTTTCTTGATGAGTTTTTCCTGCAGTTCCCGAAGTATCTTACCTCTCAGGGCATTCGCTTAAAGCTCTTCAGACCCCACACAAGTCCGCTTGAGAGGATTCTTATGGAAAAGTTCAGCATAGGTGAGGAAAGTGATTAG
- a CDS encoding ABC transporter permease codes for MISVLYQNEVYRLLKSRRLKVMLALMLLPVIVYFFTHEEITEYSAKALEISFQINVSQFLINFWASVIGQLVVIIVMSDLLASEIDRGTIRLLLVKPIKKSEIVFGKFFSGITAVLMIFGIPYFVMQVYMVLLYKSGFEGFRATFDDFLFALGVTVLVLGSLGAVSMLLSVVLSRPLYASLASFGLVFTAQFILPQLPFFDNPERFNLSYQIGVLLKRGFTLHTGLDTYKGDPTMSALFFISVILLSLIFTLVGLYRKEYGG; via the coding sequence GTGATTAGCGTTCTATATCAAAACGAGGTTTATAGGCTTTTAAAATCGAGGAGACTTAAGGTAATGCTGGCGTTGATGCTTCTTCCCGTGATAGTCTACTTCTTCACCCACGAGGAGATAACTGAATACAGTGCAAAAGCCCTAGAGATTTCATTCCAGATAAACGTTTCTCAGTTTTTAATAAACTTCTGGGCCAGTGTGATTGGCCAGCTGGTCGTTATTATTGTCATGAGCGATTTGCTCGCAAGTGAAATTGACAGGGGCACGATAAGGCTTCTCCTCGTAAAGCCGATAAAGAAGAGTGAGATAGTCTTTGGCAAGTTCTTTTCCGGAATTACTGCCGTACTCATGATTTTTGGCATTCCATACTTTGTGATGCAGGTTTACATGGTTCTCCTCTACAAGTCTGGCTTTGAAGGGTTTAGGGCGACTTTTGACGACTTCCTATTTGCCCTTGGGGTTACAGTTCTCGTTCTTGGAAGCCTTGGAGCGGTTTCGATGCTCCTCTCGGTAGTTCTTTCAAGACCTCTCTATGCATCTCTTGCAAGCTTTGGACTGGTGTTTACTGCCCAGTTCATACTTCCACAGTTGCCCTTTTTTGACAACCCAGAGCGCTTTAACCTGAGCTATCAGATAGGGGTTTTGCTAAAGAGGGGCTTTACGCTCCACACTGGATTGGACACCTACAAAGGAGATCCAACTATGAGCGCTCTGTTTTTCATTAGTGTTATCCTGCTGAGCCTTATTTTTACTCTCGTGGGATTATACAGGAAGGAGTATGGGGGATGA
- a CDS encoding acyl-CoA mutase large subunit family protein, whose amino-acid sequence MTFDKKKIEEIKKAEQEWEEKTVKPFIQKRPERKEKFMTDDGFEIKRVYTPADLENWDYLEKLNFPGQYPFTRGVYATMYRGRLWTMRQYAGYATAEESNKRYKYLLEQGQTGLSVAFDLPTQLGYDSDHPMAEGEVGKVGVAIDSLWDMEILFDGIPLDKVSTSMTINATAANLLAMYILVGQKQGVPQEQLRGTVQNDILKEYIARGTYIFPPQPSMRLTTDIIMYCAENVPKWNSISISGYHIREAGANAVQEVAFTLADGIEYVKAVIARGMDVDKFAPRLSFFFNAHNNFLEEIAKFRAARRLWAKIMKEKFNAKNPRSMLLRFHTQTAGSTLTAQQPENNIVRVAIQALAAVLGGTQSLHTNSYDEALSLPTEKSVRIALRTQQIIAYESGVVDTIDPLGGSYYIEWLTDHIEEEAMKYIEKIEAMGGMMKAIERGYIQKEIADSAYKYQKEIEEKKRIIVGVNEFVVDEPIEVEILKVDPSIRDKQIERLKKLRSTRDNKKVEEALDKLRKAAETEDENLMPYIIEAHKHLATLGEVTDVLREVWGEYRAPLIF is encoded by the coding sequence ATGACTTTCGATAAGAAGAAAATTGAGGAGATTAAGAAGGCCGAGCAGGAATGGGAAGAAAAGACCGTAAAGCCGTTCATTCAAAAAAGACCTGAAAGAAAGGAGAAGTTCATGACAGACGACGGCTTTGAAATTAAGAGGGTCTACACACCTGCAGACCTCGAGAACTGGGACTATTTGGAGAAGCTAAACTTCCCCGGTCAATATCCGTTCACTAGAGGAGTTTATGCTACAATGTATAGAGGGAGACTCTGGACGATGAGGCAATATGCCGGTTACGCAACCGCTGAAGAGTCAAACAAACGTTACAAATACCTTCTCGAGCAAGGGCAGACCGGTTTGAGCGTTGCCTTTGATTTACCAACCCAACTTGGCTACGATTCCGATCACCCCATGGCTGAGGGAGAAGTGGGAAAAGTAGGCGTTGCTATTGATTCTCTTTGGGATATGGAGATTCTTTTCGATGGAATTCCTCTCGATAAGGTCTCCACATCAATGACAATTAACGCCACAGCTGCCAATCTTTTGGCCATGTATATTTTAGTTGGTCAAAAGCAGGGTGTTCCCCAGGAACAGCTCAGGGGTACAGTCCAAAACGATATTCTTAAGGAGTACATAGCGAGAGGTACCTACATCTTCCCACCCCAGCCCTCCATGAGACTAACAACCGATATTATAATGTACTGTGCTGAAAACGTTCCAAAATGGAACTCGATAAGCATAAGCGGTTACCACATCAGAGAAGCCGGGGCAAATGCGGTTCAAGAGGTTGCTTTCACACTAGCGGATGGTATTGAGTACGTCAAAGCGGTGATAGCAAGGGGCATGGATGTTGACAAGTTCGCTCCAAGGTTGAGCTTCTTCTTTAATGCCCACAACAACTTCCTTGAGGAGATAGCCAAATTCAGAGCCGCAAGAAGGCTTTGGGCAAAGATTATGAAAGAGAAGTTCAACGCCAAAAACCCAAGATCAATGCTCCTAAGGTTCCACACGCAAACGGCTGGTTCAACTTTGACTGCCCAGCAGCCTGAGAACAACATAGTAAGAGTTGCTATCCAAGCCCTTGCAGCAGTTCTTGGAGGAACCCAATCCCTGCACACCAACTCATACGACGAGGCTTTAAGCCTTCCAACCGAGAAGAGCGTTAGAATAGCCTTGAGGACACAGCAGATCATAGCTTACGAAAGTGGCGTCGTTGATACAATAGATCCTCTCGGAGGAAGCTACTACATCGAATGGCTTACAGACCACATAGAGGAAGAGGCCATGAAGTACATCGAAAAGATCGAAGCTATGGGCGGCATGATGAAGGCCATTGAGAGGGGCTACATCCAGAAGGAGATTGCAGACTCAGCCTACAAATACCAGAAAGAGATCGAGGAAAAGAAGCGCATCATAGTTGGAGTAAACGAGTTTGTCGTTGACGAGCCAATAGAGGTCGAAATCCTCAAGGTAGATCCAAGCATTAGGGACAAGCAAATAGAGAGGCTAAAGAAGCTGAGAAGCACAAGAGACAACAAAAAGGTTGAAGAGGCCCTAGACAAACTCAGGAAGGCTGCAGAGACCGAAGATGAAAACCTAATGCCCTACATCATTGAGGCGCACAAGCACTTGGCAACCCTCGGCGAAGTCACTGATGTTCTAAGGGAGGTTTGGGGCGAATACAGGGCTCCACTCATCTTCTGA
- the pgiA gene encoding glucose-6-phosphate isomerase, producing the protein MKYKEPFGVKLDFETGIIENAKKSVRRLSDMKGYFIDEEAWKKMVEEGDPVVYEVYAIEQEEKEGDLNFATTVLYPGKVGNEFFMTKGHYHSKIDRAEVYFALKGKGGMLLQTPEGEARFIEMEPGTIVYVPPYWAHRTINTGDKPFIFLALYPADAGHDYGTIAEKGFSKIVVEENGKVVVKDNPKWRM; encoded by the coding sequence ATGAAGTATAAGGAACCCTTCGGTGTTAAGCTCGATTTTGAAACCGGGATCATTGAGAACGCAAAGAAAAGCGTTAGAAGGCTCAGCGACATGAAGGGCTACTTCATTGATGAGGAAGCCTGGAAGAAAATGGTGGAAGAGGGAGATCCAGTGGTTTACGAGGTCTATGCAATAGAGCAGGAAGAAAAAGAGGGGGACCTCAACTTTGCAACTACTGTTCTTTACCCCGGCAAAGTGGGGAATGAGTTCTTCATGACCAAAGGCCACTATCACTCAAAAATAGACAGGGCAGAGGTCTATTTTGCCCTTAAAGGCAAGGGTGGTATGCTGCTTCAAACACCCGAAGGAGAGGCAAGGTTCATCGAGATGGAGCCAGGCACTATAGTTTACGTTCCTCCATACTGGGCTCACAGAACTATAAACACCGGGGATAAGCCGTTTATCTTCCTCGCACTGTACCCGGCAGATGCGGGCCATGACTATGGAACAATCGCCGAAAAAGGCTTTTCTAAGATAGTGGTTGAAGAGAACGGAAAGGTTGTTGTCAAGGACAACCCCAAGTGGAGGATGTAA
- a CDS encoding site-2 protease family protein, producing the protein MALGFRKQELEDLAISFIVLTLVFSRFELRLIPYVALGIFTAFVFHEIAHRQVARKYGYYAVYRRWDTGIMLALLLGILNKLLGLRFIFAAVGAVQVYSLYAGWEDREIYGKISLAGPVTNILVGVFALVLLLFGKFSGILWASLYYTAFINLWLAFFNLLPIPPLDGYKVLRWNPGYWGVAIGVAFLLQSLL; encoded by the coding sequence ATGGCACTTGGGTTTAGGAAACAGGAGCTCGAAGACTTAGCCATATCTTTCATTGTTCTTACCCTTGTTTTTTCCCGATTTGAGCTTAGATTAATCCCCTATGTTGCCCTTGGAATATTTACGGCGTTTGTATTCCACGAAATCGCCCATCGACAGGTTGCAAGGAAGTATGGATACTACGCAGTTTATAGAAGATGGGACACAGGGATCATGCTGGCTTTGCTCTTGGGGATACTAAACAAGCTTCTAGGCCTTAGGTTCATTTTCGCAGCAGTTGGGGCCGTTCAAGTTTACTCTCTCTATGCGGGCTGGGAGGATAGAGAGATTTATGGAAAGATAAGCCTTGCCGGGCCTGTAACGAACATATTGGTGGGAGTATTTGCACTCGTTTTACTGCTATTTGGAAAATTTTCCGGTATTTTGTGGGCTTCCCTATACTATACGGCCTTCATAAATCTCTGGCTGGCATTCTTTAACCTTCTACCGATTCCTCCTTTGGATGGCTATAAGGTTTTAAGGTGGAATCCCGGCTACTGGGGAGTGGCTATAGGAGTAGCATTCCTTCTCCAGTCCCTCCTTTAG
- a CDS encoding KH domain-containing protein gives MREELKRMLKVDILDIEYEGDKVIVYVPKDQVRIAVGSGGSAVKAAELVLGKKIEIRGR, from the coding sequence ATGAGGGAAGAACTGAAGCGCATGCTTAAAGTTGATATTCTCGACATTGAATACGAGGGAGACAAAGTGATCGTTTATGTTCCCAAGGATCAGGTCAGGATAGCCGTGGGGAGTGGAGGAAGCGCTGTAAAGGCAGCAGAGCTTGTACTTGGCAAGAAAATCGAGATTAGAGGTAGATGA
- a CDS encoding PIN domain-containing protein yields the protein MILDITSRIILPPLRIRDETVNRRKSTMREKVPRIGLIVNGPNVLLKRFNVKIKDISSRLLSFGKIGKVVLSHNINPKLIETILESGLEPVIINGRVDVAVAVEAMKKISWHWQLEMLIFYLL from the coding sequence ATGATCTTAGATATCACCTCTAGAATCATACTACCACCACTAAGAATAAGAGATGAAACAGTAAATAGGAGGAAATCAACTATGAGGGAAAAAGTTCCACGAATTGGATTGATCGTAAATGGCCCTAATGTTCTTTTGAAAAGATTCAATGTCAAGATAAAAGACATCTCATCACGTCTACTAAGCTTTGGAAAAATAGGAAAAGTTGTTCTTAGTCACAACATAAATCCCAAACTAATAGAAACTATCCTTGAGTCAGGTTTAGAACCAGTCATTATTAATGGAAGAGTAGATGTAGCTGTTGCTGTAGAAGCTATGAAAAAGATATCTTGGCATTGGCAATTAGAGATGCTCATTTTTTACCTCTTGTAA
- a CDS encoding cupin domain-containing protein — MSYEVHHLNEIWDAAKNEALEIFKNDHIQIGILLLTPNTRLPETGFSVHENFHEFAYIIDGEVIFGTPKKTTYLKAGDFMYNRPGTPHYTENALDVSAKILWFLVPDRV, encoded by the coding sequence ATGAGTTATGAAGTACATCATTTAAACGAGATATGGGATGCTGCCAAAAATGAAGCACTCGAAATTTTCAAGAATGATCATATTCAGATTGGAATATTATTACTAACCCCAAACACTCGGTTACCAGAAACAGGATTCAGTGTACACGAAAACTTTCATGAATTTGCGTACATAATAGACGGAGAAGTTATATTTGGAACACCTAAAAAGACAACATATCTTAAAGCAGGTGATTTTATGTATAACAGACCTGGTACTCCTCACTATACTGAAAATGCTTTGGATGTCTCTGCAAAGATTTTATGGTTCCTGGTCCCAGATAGAGTTTAA
- a CDS encoding hydantoinase/oxoprolinase N-terminal domain-containing protein, with translation MYRLGVDIGGAFTDLVAYDDETGDFVWVKGETTPKNPAEGVLNTVEKSKLDMSKVSMVLHGQTLVINSIITRSGAKVGLFTTKGHRDVLILQRANRRDIYNFRYKKPEPFVPRRLTVEVRERIGGDGGVIEPLHPEDVRQGLEKLLKEGVESICISFLNSYANPTHEIEAKKIIQEELEKKGFDIPITTSHEITREWYEYERTNTAVLNAFVKPKMRAYLNILERAIRDMGFKGAFYSMLSNGGMASFDFVKEYPIYAVESGPIAGVIGGIAIAELVGEKNVIVLDGGSTTTKASLVENLTPKVHSEYHVGRDRFNPGYPVKVPVIEIEEVGNGGTSIAWIDAVGNLRVGPKAMGADPGPACYGKGGGSTDCNRCICYKWFDQSELPPWGRDENI, from the coding sequence ATGTATAGATTGGGAGTTGACATTGGAGGGGCGTTTACAGATCTAGTCGCTTATGACGACGAAACTGGAGATTTTGTATGGGTAAAAGGCGAAACAACACCAAAAAATCCGGCAGAAGGGGTTCTTAATACAGTTGAAAAGAGCAAACTAGATATGTCAAAAGTAAGCATGGTATTACATGGTCAGACCCTTGTGATAAACTCAATTATAACTCGTAGTGGAGCTAAGGTTGGTCTTTTCACTACAAAAGGACATAGAGATGTTTTAATTCTCCAAAGAGCAAATAGAAGAGATATTTACAACTTCAGATACAAAAAACCTGAACCGTTCGTTCCTAGACGTCTTACTGTAGAAGTCAGAGAAAGAATTGGTGGAGATGGGGGTGTTATAGAACCTCTTCACCCAGAAGATGTGAGACAAGGTCTCGAAAAGCTTCTGAAAGAAGGGGTCGAATCCATATGTATCAGCTTCTTAAACTCCTACGCAAATCCAACTCATGAAATAGAGGCTAAAAAAATAATTCAAGAAGAGTTGGAGAAAAAAGGATTTGACATACCAATAACAACTTCTCACGAGATAACAAGAGAGTGGTATGAATACGAGAGAACTAACACTGCAGTTTTAAACGCATTCGTAAAACCTAAAATGAGAGCATATCTGAACATCCTTGAGAGGGCAATAAGGGACATGGGCTTCAAAGGAGCTTTCTATTCAATGCTATCAAACGGTGGAATGGCTTCTTTTGATTTCGTAAAAGAATATCCAATCTACGCTGTTGAGTCAGGACCAATTGCAGGAGTTATAGGAGGGATAGCAATAGCAGAACTTGTTGGGGAAAAGAACGTAATAGTGCTTGATGGAGGTAGTACAACAACCAAAGCTAGCCTTGTAGAGAATTTAACTCCAAAAGTGCACAGTGAATATCATGTGGGAAGAGACAGATTTAACCCAGGTTATCCAGTAAAAGTTCCTGTTATTGAGATTGAAGAAGTAGGTAATGGTGGAACCAGTATTGCATGGATAGATGCAGTTGGAAATCTGAGAGTCGGGCCAAAGGCCATGGGAGCTGATCCAGGACCAGCTTGTTATGGAAAAGGTGGGGGATCAACCGACTGTAACCGATGCATATGTTATAAATGGTTTGATCAATCCGAACTACCTCCTTGGGGGAGAGATGAGAATATATAG
- a CDS encoding hydantoinase/oxoprolinase family protein, with amino-acid sequence MEKVGDQPTVTDAYVINGLINPNYLLGGEMRIYRDLAIEVVKEKIADHFNVSVEEAAEGIIKIANENAANAIRIISVQKGYDPRDFTLIAHGGSGPMFAPFIAQDLEINKIVIPAIPPGVFSAWGMLLTDIRHDVLVTHVVEVNSENLEDIKDLFSNADERLLNVFEKEEGIPREEVISFHYADMRYKGQEHTVKVPVHTTDLSEEGLNSLIERFHQYHERAYDFRLPQSPVQIVNFHSVGVVKVKRPKIYENLVEGHPEDAIKEDRKVFINGDYSVLPVFDRQKIPTGVTIGGPAILEDPTSTVLVLDFQEFVKDKYGNIIITSRRG; translated from the coding sequence ATGGAAAAGGTGGGGGATCAACCGACTGTAACCGATGCATATGTTATAAATGGTTTGATCAATCCGAACTACCTCCTTGGGGGAGAGATGAGAATATATAGGGATCTAGCAATCGAGGTAGTAAAAGAAAAGATAGCTGATCACTTTAATGTTTCTGTAGAAGAAGCAGCAGAGGGAATAATCAAAATAGCTAACGAAAATGCTGCAAATGCAATAAGAATTATCTCTGTACAGAAGGGTTATGATCCTAGAGACTTCACTTTAATTGCTCATGGTGGTTCAGGGCCTATGTTCGCTCCATTTATTGCTCAAGACTTAGAAATTAACAAAATAGTGATCCCCGCGATACCACCAGGAGTTTTCTCTGCTTGGGGAATGCTCTTGACAGATATAAGGCATGATGTTCTTGTTACCCACGTAGTTGAAGTTAATTCCGAAAACTTAGAAGACATAAAAGACCTATTTTCAAATGCCGACGAAAGACTACTTAATGTTTTTGAAAAAGAGGAAGGTATTCCAAGAGAAGAAGTAATAAGTTTCCATTACGCTGATATGAGATATAAGGGACAGGAGCATACCGTAAAAGTCCCAGTACACACTACAGATTTGTCAGAAGAAGGTCTGAACTCGTTAATTGAAAGATTCCATCAGTATCATGAGAGGGCTTATGATTTTAGACTTCCGCAAAGCCCAGTTCAAATAGTTAACTTCCACAGTGTGGGGGTTGTGAAAGTTAAGAGACCCAAGATTTACGAAAACTTAGTTGAAGGGCACCCAGAAGATGCTATCAAAGAAGATAGAAAAGTTTTCATCAATGGAGATTATTCAGTACTTCCAGTTTTTGACAGACAAAAAATCCCAACAGGTGTAACGATAGGAGGACCGGCAATTTTGGAGGATCCAACTTCAACTGTCCTTGTTTTGGACTTCCAGGAGTTTGTGAAAGACAAATATGGCAACATTATAATTACAAGTAGAAGGGGGTGA